A window of Centropristis striata isolate RG_2023a ecotype Rhode Island chromosome 13, C.striata_1.0, whole genome shotgun sequence genomic DNA:
ATGACATGGAGtcaagagaaacacacagactgaggaATCCAACATGAGGTCAAAGCTGCAGTAAGTCAGCCTCCTTACATGTTAGAGCAGTGATGAGAGTGCAGAGGGTCCCCAGCATGTTGTCAGTGTGTGGTGTAAACGTCCCTTACTGTCCAGCTGAGAGGTGAGCAGGGTTGGAgtgtgaggaggagagacactgaAGCTTATAAAGAcactgaggagaggagaagaggaggaggaggaggaggaggagtttcaACACTGTTGCCATTCAGCAATTACATATTTGATAGCCGTTGatgattttatgtgattttgatttattCAACTCCTGatatcaaaataattttgaaaaaatgtgtgtgttcataagTTTTCACTGAGTTGTACTTTATGTAGTAAACCGCGTTCTTAGCAGAGTATAAAAATATTCTTTCATTAAAGTGTTGTTATTGTTCTAAATATTGCAACATGTTTGCTATCCTTCCAAATTgttcagaaaaaatatttaaacattttaaatagtaTTTGACCAGACCTGTTGAAAGTTAGATAtacatgtttattgttattatttgtttattatttatcattgtgAAGCAGATTCCTTTGGGATCTGCTTAATGAAAAATGATGAGATGACTGTCACATTGACATCATCTGAAACTTTCATAATCATCACTACtaataaacctaaaaaaatgTCTGCCTAGTACATTTTAGGTGTCCATaaattttgtaacattttaagtGACAcgacaagaaaaaacatgtattatatGACAGTATATCAGATATTATGTATGAAGGTGGGAACATTTCCTGGTGTCCtgcttatttttttcagtttgattaaaaaagtctgcaaagagcaatttaagatatatttttttagatttatgtACAAAAGCAGGATTTTGATGTTTGGAAAATGTTACTGTAGTGAACACACAGTGAACACGATCTACTGCACACAGTGTTTGTTGATGGCTCAGATGTGTCAGAGACTGAAAAAGCAGAAGTATTAGTGAGGAGGTTTTTGTCACAGTGTAAATCACTGTGATACTCCCTCGTCAGCAGAGCTGTCCCATGTTTGACAGTAATAGACTGCTGAGTCTCCCTCCTCCACATTGTTGATGATCAAACGATAATCTGATCTTGACTGATGAGTAGAAGTGAACTTTGGAGAGGAGAAACCAGAGCCATAACGTACAGAGCTCCAGCCGTGATAATTTCTCAGAACATGCTGAGGAACTCCTCCAGGAATCTGTTTGTACCAGTTAGCAGAATTGGAAGTATAAGTCCCCAGGTTACAGTCCATGGTGgctgtctctcctttcctcaCTGTCACAACAGGAGGCTTCTGTGTCACCAGCGTCACACCACTCACACCTGGAAACAACAAGATGACATGGAGtcaagagaaacacacagactgatgaATCCAACATGAGGTCAAAGCTGCAGTAAGTCAGCCTCCTTACATGTTAGAGCAGTGATGAGAGTGCAGAGGGTCCCCAGCATGTTGTCAGAGTGCTGAGAATGGCTTTGGAACTTGGAAAGTGAGCTTCTAATCTAATCTGCTGACAGATTCGAGGGTttggaggatgaggagaggaggtgcTGGAGGAGCAATTTAATACGACAGTGAAACTGAGAGGgactgacaggaggaggagctttGTTTAGATCTGCATGgtgtcacatttttatttgattttctttggAGGGAAATTTCTTTAATTCATCCACTTTTGTGGCTTTGgataaaaactttcttttcaaGTTTTTCATCATTCATCAACAGACATCTAGTGCAGGATATCAGCTTTATCTCTGCAGACATctacacatttcacacaaataAGCAGTAAACCTTCTATGATTGaccaaatgaaaataattcaactaTCAGTGTGTTTCCAGTCAGAGACAGTTCCTTCTGATTTTACTGAGCTGACACTTGACCTCTTCATTTACATGGAGCTATAAATAAAGAGGTGAGGCCTGCAGGTGCATCCTGGGAAGGAAGAGAGGTGATGCTTCACTGACAGAGGATGAAAACTCAGTTTCATTTGCTCATGTTTTAATCTCTCTGTTGTGCTTTATAGCAAATTAAcactttaataactttatgaatacaaatataaatatttccttAAGAATTAAACAGAAATCTAGAATTTTTTTATCTGGATTATCTGAAGGTTCAGCAAATTTAACacagaaattataaaaataacagtaaaaaaagcAGAATTTGTAGAACATGattgttttaaattatgttttaatgagaaCAAATACAAACACTTGTTTGagtgttgagtttttatttgtattttttttatgattgaatgATTCTTGGAACAAGCAGCAAAGCTGATACAAAAGTGCCACCTAACTGTCACAACATTTATTACAAGCATGCAGACACATGTTTTCTAACATGTCAACTCTGTAATGAGCAAACAGCACAAAGAGTAAAGAAGCAGGTTGTAAATGGTCATTGTGCTCCTCTACTATTGTTCAGTGGGACAGTCTGACTTTTTGATGTTTTCCTCTGAAGTCTGGGAGCCCAAAGACACTTTACATGTGTAAACCTTATCCATGTTCCAGTCTGACGTCTGGACGGACAGATAGCTGCTGATTTGGAAAGTCTGGTCTGGTTTGTGAACAGCGGTGCTGGTAGAGATCCCACTGCTCACTGGACtcccaccaaccaaccagctCACATCTGCAAAAGGCACAGACTGACTGGACAGACAGACCAGAGAGGCTTTGTTGGACTGGAGCTCAGCACTGGACGGAGGGAAGAGAGTCAGGACAGGACGAGGGAGGCTGgagcctgaaaacacacacaggacctTTATCAAAGACGGAGAACTGGAGTCATAGAAAACACTATTACACAGTATTGGATgaaggaggagtttgttaagacatttaataaaataatctgacCCAAAAAATAGTTCTCAATCTCCTAAAAGTTTACTTAATAACACACgttcatttttaatcatttcaaaaatgtaaaagacttattataaacacattacatttcaccaataaaatcACATGCAAACAAAGCAACTCAATTTCATGTGATGTTAATAGTCATTGTGTTAAATTACAGCAGGTATCACTTAATTCTCTAttcaaataatatttattttcagaaagGTCAAATATACAGTCATCACTCTGCCTTATTGATCTAAAGTTATTTTGTAACGTTTCAAGGTTAACATTTCACTGTATTAATACTGTTAGTAATTACTGATAAAAGGTGGAATTATTTGTTAttctctaaaaaataaatatccgATCAAAATGAATTCACTTggtgaaaatattgttttaaaaaagcaaatttttaaaattccaataaaataaataaataaaaccgtTGACGATTGTATTGAAAACATTTCAGATATTAAAATCATGTGTGAACAGTCAATTGTCTGTTTGCTGTTGTTTCAATGCTGATGTAACAACTGCATGAAAAATCGatcatacaataaaaataaaaataaaaatctaagtgTAATACTTGTAATATTTGCTcgaaaaatattgattttcctgttttttctaGTAAATAAAAAGCACTTACTTGTCACAATCAGCTTGGTTCCTTGTCCGAATACCACAGTGATTCAGTTTGTATACAtggccgtacaaaaacctcctgacTCTCACTAATGAGGGGAGTGGAACTGAAACATGCTGTTGAGACCAACTTTCACTGTCAACATCTCATTCACTCCATCAGTCTCATGTTGTTCCTAAACACTGATAAagtaacattttaacaaaagcaGACCTGAGTTTCAACACTCAATATTTCTTTATtcagtttgtattttattgtatttggtCATCTGAGGCCCGTTGGTGATAAAATTTCATTTGTAAGAAATTCAATAATAATGATCACATGCTTTACATATCTTCATTGATTTCAAGGTTCATGTCTTCTCAAAGTAAAATATACCAGTATGTTCAGTAGACAGTGTTTAATAATTGGTAAACATAACTGTTTATTACTTATGTCATTTTCATCAAGTTTCTGAATTGTCCTCTCACCAAGAGATCATGCTGCATATTAACAATGATTCATGTGATTAATTTCTTGGAAACACATCAGTAATCTGGGAATGGATGATATGATAGCAGGTCAATTTAGGTTTTCTTTCAGTTGTGTTTTATCTTGACTTCAACAGACTTGTTATTCTTGCAGCTCTCATCTGCAGGATGAACTTTGGCCAACTGAGGGAGTTGAAATAGTGCAGTTGGATTATTAATTACTGTAAgtgtaattataattatcaCTCTGCATGTGAACCATGAAGGATAATAACCTTTTTGGGAATTTTCATCAGCAACATGGCAGCTGTTGTAGACTTTATATTTTCCATCTTGTCTGATCAAGAGCAAGAGGCATTCAGATGTACTGTCAAAAATGTACAGTTTAATAGATCATGACTTGACTTGTGTGGATAATACACAACTACTATGAAGACAGTTCTGTAGATTTATTTGAGAATCGATTATTGGGTTCagaagttttaaaaataaagtttttaatatatatgtgtggAAGTTAGAGAAGCATTGACTGGTGGCTTCACTGCCAGT
This region includes:
- the LOC131984006 gene encoding immunoglobulin lambda-1 light chain-like, giving the protein MLGTLCTLITALTCVSGVILVTQKPPVVTVRKGETATMDCNLGTVTDESARWYKQIPGGVPQYVLRNYHGWSSPNYGSGFSSPKFTSTHQSRSDYRLIINNVEEGDSAVYYCKTWDSSAKDVVFGQGTKLIVTSSSLPRPVLTLFPPSSAELQSNKASLVCLSSQSVPFADVSWLVGGSPVSSGISTSTAVHKPDQTFQISSYLSVQTSDWNMDKVYTCKVSLGSQTSEENIKKSDCPTEQ